The DNA window TTAAAAACATCTGAATAGAGTGCAAATACTTCTCATCTTTGGATTGTAAACTAGCTCCTCAGGTAAGAGAAACAATGATCAGGGTCCCAAGGCCAGCCTCAAGATGGTGAGATACACATTCAATTCTACAGAGAAATTTcccctaataatttttttttattcctttattgCTACTGTTTTTGCTCCTCTTCTTTATGTCCTCTTCAGTTTCATGTTCCCTTGAGTTTTATAATGAATAGTGATGCTCATTTATGCAAGCAGTCACAGACCATGatacctaaataaaaaatttaagactcCTAAAAGTCTGTATCCATAAATTAAAGAGAGGTTTGTCAAGTGAAAAGGAACAACATAAACTCAAGCTCTGGCAACCAGCTGTAAATGCAAaatctagaagaaaaaaaaattgaatcaaaggAAATTTAGAGAAATCTCACCTGCCGTCTTGATATTTTGTTGGCAGGCCCTTCTCTTTTCAAGTCAATATCGACATCCATATCATCTGTTGCTCTGCCGAGCATAACCTACACATAAACAGGAGGTTCATAAGAACAAGAGAGCAATCCTACAAGTAGATAAATGATCAGTCCCCGATATgttatcttgaaaaataaaaggtcaaACATCAATTTAACATGCCTTGGTGTCCTTTATATAATGCTTCAAATGGCGCCCATACAAGATAGCAAGTGCTCCTTGAGATGCAAGGGCTCTTTGCATAGAAGATCGAGCACACTGTTCCAACCTTATAATTGTCCTCGTAGCATCTTCATTCTGATACCTTGAGACTAGAAAGTTCAATTTAACAGAAATTAGCTCAAGTtacatgaaaaatcaattaaatagcAGAGTTATTTCAACTATCTGTCTAAAGAATCAAATGTCTTTCTCCTTTATTAGTTAATTGATGTTAGTCaccaaattcaattaattagtGATCACCACTTTTGCCAACTACCACCAgcaattaaaaagttattttgaggCTAGTGTGCAAATATATATAGCTAAGTgtgtgactcttaagtcggatGTGTTTGCACAATCAAGTAACACAACAAGCAAAACATCAATGCCCTACCCTCATGATTAATAAATGAATCTGAATCATCCGGGCATAGATCCATTTCAAGTATctgaaggaaacaaaaaaaaaaataagagaacaaTCTAGGAAATGTATTTAAGCAGAGATTCTGAGAGGGTCACCAATTAACAAAATCTAACTAATTTACCATGGCTTCAATGTCTGAAAAGCAGGGAACATCATCATCACTACCAGTTTCTTCCTGATTTGATGTTGAGGGTACTGAAACAGCTTTTACAgggaaatttaaattttcatgtaatGTCGCTGACTTTAGTAGTCCAACTGTAGAAGGAGTAGGAGTTCCCGGGGCCTCTCTGCACTGAATTGGGTCTGCATGGGTTGTGATAACTGATCTAGACATCAAAGCAGGAGAGTCACATTTGGCTCCATAAAGAACATGTTGGTGCCTTGGACTGGATACTGGCAACATAGCCTGCCCAACCATCCGTGGAGAAGTAAGACATTGAGCAGGATTTTCCTCTTTCTTCAGCAAGATTAGCTCTTGTTTGCAATCCTTTTGATTAACACTCGAGGAAGGCAGGTAGGGAGTCTTCTTAGAAGTTTGCTCTATTTTGGGAGAAGAAAATGTTTTAGCTAGGAATACATCATCATTGCATGGGATCTCAAAGTCTTCCATGTTTAGAACGCACTCCATCTCTCCATCATTTTCTTCAGCAGACAAAATATTTGATGCTGATGTAGATGATGGCGCACTCATTTCTAACACAAAATTACTATCCTGATTGCCACCAACAGAATACGACTCCTCTGGAATAACCTCTAACTCTGCAGGGCATGCACTATCAGGAATTCCAAGGCTTGTATCTGATGCTAATATCTCTGGAGCTTTAACATTAGGCACGTCACCCTGAACATCAATAGGAGAACTCACCAAAAGTGTAGTGACACTATCGTAACAAGATTTATCTATCGCATCTTTCCCATCAACATCCATAAAAAGTGGTGCATCCTCATTAGGAAAGTTCAAGAGCGAGTCTGAAATATCTGGAAAATCAGATTCTGAAATTGCAGTTGAC is part of the Populus trichocarpa isolate Nisqually-1 chromosome 7, P.trichocarpa_v4.1, whole genome shotgun sequence genome and encodes:
- the LOC7495520 gene encoding uncharacterized protein LOC7495520 isoform X1 translates to MAALSATATPILTTNTSIPPSWIPEDDLLLKNAIEAGASLEALAKGAVRFSRKFSVRELRDRWHSLLYDNEVSTEASSRMVELELSNFSYTKVSSSSNGNSKFGFVVKESDPVKRKFECVRQLYYAMRKKMRKRGGGFGFLGSLDGGGCEGNGGFGEDDRVHFGFSGEDEGGVGDVRFERENVRKDVQDIGDGLVELRDSERGEEAGPCGVPERDVLIQAESSLVTRVPLWKTMEDVSAPEMPVSASVEGKGNSGEGMLVDNDVVDGNKVSLAGVDVNHSGVTFQEEPTVDALDRSTAISESDFPDISDSLLNFPNEDAPLFMDVDGKDAIDKSCYDSVTTLLVSSPIDVQGDVPNVKAPEILASDTSLGIPDSACPAELEVIPEESYSVGGNQDSNFVLEMSAPSSTSASNILSAEENDGEMECVLNMEDFEIPCNDDVFLAKTFSSPKIEQTSKKTPYLPSSSVNQKDCKQELILLKKEENPAQCLTSPRMVGQAMLPVSSPRHQHVLYGAKCDSPALMSRSVITTHADPIQCREAPGTPTPSTVGLLKSATLHENLNFPVKAVSVPSTSNQEETGSDDDVPCFSDIEAMILEMDLCPDDSDSFINHEVSRYQNEDATRTIIRLEQCARSSMQRALASQGALAILYGRHLKHYIKDTKVMLGRATDDMDVDIDLKREGPANKISRRQALITMEGDGSFFLKNLGRIPIFLNGKELMTGQSMGLRSSSLIEIREMAFVFEVNNKSVRQHLANVTKNHKENNFKFEWSEQGNNHRETDIKFEWSEGVP
- the LOC7495520 gene encoding uncharacterized protein LOC7495520 isoform X2, with the protein product MVELELSNFSYTKVSSSSNGNSKFGFVVKESDPVKRKFECVRQLYYAMRKKMRKRGGGFGFLGSLDGGGCEGNGGFGEDDRVHFGFSGEDEGGVGDVRFERENVRKDVQDIGDGLVELRDSERGEEAGPCGVPERDVLIQAESSLVTRVPLWKTMEDVSAPEMPVSASVEGKGNSGEGMLVDNDVVDGNKVSLAGVDVNHSGVTFQEEPTVDALDRSTAISESDFPDISDSLLNFPNEDAPLFMDVDGKDAIDKSCYDSVTTLLVSSPIDVQGDVPNVKAPEILASDTSLGIPDSACPAELEVIPEESYSVGGNQDSNFVLEMSAPSSTSASNILSAEENDGEMECVLNMEDFEIPCNDDVFLAKTFSSPKIEQTSKKTPYLPSSSVNQKDCKQELILLKKEENPAQCLTSPRMVGQAMLPVSSPRHQHVLYGAKCDSPALMSRSVITTHADPIQCREAPGTPTPSTVGLLKSATLHENLNFPVKAVSVPSTSNQEETGSDDDVPCFSDIEAMILEMDLCPDDSDSFINHEVSRYQNEDATRTIIRLEQCARSSMQRALASQGALAILYGRHLKHYIKDTKVMLGRATDDMDVDIDLKREGPANKISRRQALITMEGDGSFFLKNLGRIPIFLNGKELMTGQSMGLRSSSLIEIREMAFVFEVNNKSVRQHLANVTKNHKENNFKFEWSEQGNNHRETDIKFEWSEGVP